One genomic window of Marinobacter adhaerens HP15 includes the following:
- a CDS encoding BUD32 family EKC/KEOPS complex subunit, whose product MNGQTNCSSMGSSWKPAAITDTADQKWYKPIISLNADQSGNRDVYKAFRFSRGLLGAYFRFLASHEYRMLRKVEHLDFTPDQVRRPSDAAPTIHYRLIEGRPVKEIAAGKGVPDNFFSQLFTDVKTLHQHGVAHMDLGNSGNILVSGRGDPAIIDFGSAIPLSWLPTPLQGWACRKDILGVLKLWHRFDSESMPLFLVHYYQSNYRKNIYTPRRFLKALRRWVTGGADKEGLSGLTTVISVFFGLLVLVSFT is encoded by the coding sequence ATGAACGGCCAAACGAACTGCTCGTCTATGGGCTCCAGCTGGAAGCCTGCTGCAATCACCGATACCGCTGACCAGAAATGGTACAAGCCAATCATTTCTTTAAATGCTGATCAGAGTGGCAACAGGGACGTGTACAAGGCTTTCCGATTCTCCCGGGGCCTTCTCGGGGCATACTTCCGGTTCCTTGCATCCCATGAGTACAGAATGCTGAGGAAAGTCGAGCACCTGGATTTCACCCCCGATCAGGTCAGGCGCCCATCAGACGCCGCGCCCACCATCCATTATCGTCTGATCGAGGGAAGGCCGGTAAAGGAGATTGCGGCAGGCAAGGGTGTACCGGACAACTTTTTCTCACAGCTTTTCACGGATGTGAAAACCCTGCACCAGCATGGCGTGGCCCACATGGACCTTGGCAATTCCGGAAACATTCTGGTTTCGGGGCGTGGCGACCCTGCAATCATCGATTTCGGCTCAGCCATTCCCCTGAGTTGGCTCCCAACACCCCTTCAGGGCTGGGCCTGCCGCAAGGATATCCTTGGAGTTCTGAAGCTCTGGCATCGTTTCGATAGTGAATCCATGCCTTTGTTTCTTGTGCATTACTACCAGAGCAATTATCGCAAAAACATATACACGCCCAGGCGCTTTCTGAAGGCGCTGAGGCGTTGGGTAACGGGAGGCGCTGACAAAGAAGGCCTGTCCGGATTGACGACCGTGATCAGTGTGTTCTTCGGTCTCCTGGTACTGGTTTCTTTCACCTAA
- a CDS encoding lipid A deacylase LpxR family protein: protein MGLVLASSALAESADSVLALSTDNDLFAPTQTDRDYTAGVAITYSSNSEDFIGNPVSRVSQGLDSFVLPYLGQEEGSPQSAAIELGVYGFTPEEIKESAIDRSDRPYSSLVYLSSSQSYQALGVDSGWTTSMTVGVLGLDVFKSGQNAVHKVVGSDRANGWDHQISNGGEPTFRYSAAYHQYLDASESDQKFKVTYFGSVGYLTEFGAALVFRDGLISSPDNRFNPELMAYGERAPGVSAPGGRENYFWGGVSVKARAYNAFLQGQFRESDHELDANDLNILLAEVWAGYTHSFLAGTELSYVLRVQSSEIKSGTGNRTLAWGGLVFSKRL from the coding sequence ATGGGCCTTGTTTTGGCTTCGTCAGCGCTGGCAGAGTCGGCGGATTCGGTACTTGCGCTCTCCACGGACAACGACCTGTTCGCTCCAACGCAAACAGATCGGGATTACACCGCCGGTGTAGCGATTACCTATTCCTCCAATTCCGAGGATTTCATTGGGAATCCGGTGTCCCGGGTGAGCCAGGGGCTGGACAGTTTTGTGTTGCCCTATCTGGGCCAAGAGGAGGGGAGCCCGCAGAGCGCCGCGATTGAGCTGGGGGTTTATGGCTTCACCCCTGAGGAAATCAAGGAATCCGCGATTGACCGTAGCGATCGGCCCTACAGCAGTCTGGTCTACCTGTCCTCAAGCCAGAGTTACCAGGCTCTCGGCGTCGATTCGGGCTGGACGACATCCATGACCGTGGGTGTTCTGGGACTCGATGTATTCAAATCCGGCCAGAACGCGGTCCACAAGGTGGTAGGTAGCGACCGCGCGAACGGTTGGGACCATCAGATCTCGAATGGTGGTGAGCCGACTTTCCGATACTCGGCGGCGTATCACCAGTACCTGGATGCCAGCGAATCGGATCAAAAGTTCAAAGTGACCTATTTCGGATCGGTCGGATACCTGACCGAGTTTGGAGCAGCATTGGTTTTCCGGGATGGCCTGATTTCCTCTCCGGACAACCGATTTAACCCCGAGCTGATGGCCTACGGTGAGCGTGCGCCCGGAGTTTCTGCACCAGGCGGACGTGAGAATTATTTCTGGGGCGGGGTGTCGGTGAAAGCCCGGGCTTACAACGCCTTTCTACAAGGCCAGTTTCGTGAATCGGACCATGAACTGGATGCCAATGATCTGAACATCCTGCTGGCTGAAGTATGGGCTGGTTATACCCACAGTTTCCTGGCGGGCACCGAGCTCAGTTATGTGTTGCGTGTTCAGAGTTCCGAAATCAAATCCGGGACGGGAAATCGCACGCTGGCCTGGGGCGGGCTGGTATTCAGCAAACGGCTTTGA
- a CDS encoding PhzF family phenazine biosynthesis protein, producing MKIEVPVISAFVDGNSGGNPAGVVLHAERFSHAEKQRIAAAVGLSETAFVSPSDAADIKLEFFTPTQQIAHCGHATIATFSFLQQKGLLANDRSSKETIDGLRSIIMEGKAAYMEQRAPRFEALNEPDLQAALLSLGITTDDLIEGAEPMLVNTGNSFVVIGIRDGSTIKGLEPDFGLIEQLSEALDLIGFYVFSFDGVGEGRDAGARMFAPRYGILEESATGMAAGPLACYLRERLASQKQEFTIEQGRWMAEPSPSVVNVRLTVGTDNRIENLYAGGRGAIREVIEVEVNPSPDLM from the coding sequence GTGAAAATTGAAGTCCCTGTCATAAGTGCCTTTGTTGACGGTAATTCCGGCGGCAACCCTGCAGGTGTGGTGCTGCACGCCGAGCGATTCAGCCATGCAGAAAAGCAGAGAATCGCTGCCGCAGTTGGCCTCTCAGAAACGGCTTTCGTTTCTCCATCTGACGCGGCTGATATCAAACTGGAATTCTTTACGCCTACCCAGCAAATCGCTCATTGCGGCCACGCCACAATCGCGACCTTCAGTTTTCTGCAACAGAAAGGCCTGCTAGCGAATGACCGGTCGTCGAAGGAGACCATTGATGGCCTGAGATCCATCATCATGGAAGGTAAAGCGGCTTATATGGAACAGAGAGCCCCTCGTTTCGAAGCTCTGAACGAGCCTGATCTGCAGGCCGCCCTGCTCTCTCTTGGAATCACCACCGACGATCTGATCGAAGGTGCCGAGCCAATGTTGGTCAATACCGGCAACAGCTTTGTGGTGATTGGCATTCGCGACGGCTCGACAATCAAGGGTCTTGAGCCAGATTTCGGTCTCATTGAGCAACTTAGCGAAGCTCTGGATCTTATAGGGTTCTACGTGTTCTCCTTCGACGGCGTTGGCGAAGGCAGAGACGCAGGAGCCCGCATGTTCGCCCCCCGGTACGGCATCCTGGAGGAGTCTGCAACGGGAATGGCTGCTGGCCCGCTGGCCTGCTATCTGCGCGAGCGACTGGCTAGTCAGAAGCAGGAATTCACCATCGAACAGGGTCGCTGGATGGCCGAGCCCTCACCCAGTGTCGTCAACGTGCGGCTGACTGTTGGAACCGATAACAGAATCGAGAACCTGTACGCGGGTGGTCGGGGCGCAATCAGAGAAGTAATTGAAGTTGAAGTTAACCCATCACCTGACCTGATGTGA
- a CDS encoding LysR family transcriptional regulator produces the protein MKTQELQLLYIFDAIMTERSVTRAADRLSMTQPAVSNAISRMRQIWNDPLFVRKGRNIEPTSYALSLWDQVGDHMYALTNAVSATQFDPATSKRKFRIAVTDVTVEMIWRQLIELLEDQAPGVDIHAVPYTPEGTYEDLREAHVDLAVGMLTQHDHSLRSTWLFEGGYVLAMRADHPLAGRQITMEEFLEARHLLVTMSGDAHGFVDSYLDQKGQNRRIAATVNHFSIVPQVLRDSNLIAAVPELISQDCGFVDGLWMGQLPFEVDPTSLYLIWHTRHDRDPGIVWLRNHVERLLRERWHDIMTNSPCGRSAVKAIA, from the coding sequence ATGAAAACGCAAGAACTTCAGCTGTTGTACATTTTTGATGCGATCATGACCGAACGCTCCGTGACCCGAGCAGCTGATCGACTTTCCATGACTCAGCCTGCCGTCTCCAATGCGATTTCCCGAATGCGCCAGATCTGGAACGACCCATTGTTTGTGCGAAAGGGTCGTAACATCGAGCCAACGTCTTACGCGCTCAGTCTGTGGGATCAGGTGGGGGATCACATGTACGCATTGACGAATGCGGTGAGTGCCACGCAGTTTGATCCGGCCACCTCGAAGCGGAAATTCCGCATAGCGGTCACGGATGTGACTGTTGAAATGATTTGGCGACAGCTGATTGAACTTCTTGAGGACCAGGCGCCGGGCGTTGATATCCACGCCGTCCCCTACACGCCGGAGGGCACGTACGAAGATTTGCGCGAGGCGCATGTTGATCTCGCGGTCGGCATGCTTACCCAGCACGATCACAGTTTGCGAAGTACGTGGTTGTTTGAAGGCGGGTATGTTCTGGCGATGCGAGCCGACCATCCGCTCGCCGGCAGGCAGATCACCATGGAGGAATTTCTCGAGGCCCGGCACCTGCTCGTGACTATGTCGGGGGATGCGCACGGATTCGTGGACAGCTACCTTGATCAAAAGGGCCAGAACCGACGCATTGCCGCGACGGTAAACCATTTTTCGATTGTTCCCCAGGTCCTCAGGGATTCAAACCTGATCGCCGCGGTCCCCGAGTTGATAAGCCAGGATTGTGGCTTCGTGGATGGGCTATGGATGGGGCAGTTGCCTTTCGAAGTGGATCCAACCAGCCTGTATCTCATCTGGCACACACGCCACGACCGTGATCCCGGAATCGTGTGGTTGCGGAACCACGTGGAACGGCTCCTTCGCGAGCGCTGGCACGACATTATGACCAACTCGCCCTGTGGCCGGTCTGCAGTAAAAGCCATCGCCTGA
- the trxA gene encoding thioredoxin → MSNMIEVTDINFEQAVVQSDRPVLVDFWAPWCGPCKTVAPMLEAIADEFGDELTIAKVNVDDSPDVTAKMRIRGIPTLALFQDGGVIAQKTGAGSLSELRTFVKGNL, encoded by the coding sequence ATGAGCAACATGATCGAAGTAACCGATATAAATTTTGAACAGGCTGTTGTACAGAGTGATCGCCCTGTGCTGGTCGATTTCTGGGCACCCTGGTGTGGCCCCTGTAAAACAGTAGCTCCCATGTTGGAGGCAATCGCTGATGAGTTTGGCGATGAGCTGACCATCGCCAAAGTGAACGTCGACGACAGTCCCGATGTGACTGCGAAAATGCGTATCAGGGGCATCCCAACGTTGGCACTGTTTCAGGATGGTGGCGTGATTGCCCAGAAAACCGGTGCCGGCAGTCTGAGTGAACTGAGAACGTTCGTGAAAGGAAACTTGTAA